One genomic region from Sorangium aterium encodes:
- the ggt gene encoding gamma-glutamyltransferase produces the protein MTLLRRSKPRWALALALLAGCEARTPPAPHPAAPATLAADAAPAVASASAAPQAASAAAAPTADAAAPEPTPPEPPIALASGGPRAVRGDAGLVTSVEEHATRAGADVLRRGGNAVDAAVAVAFALAVTHPSAGNIGGGGFMLVRLANGETQAIDFREAAPASVTTESNMAMVRAGAHGYASAGVPGSVAGLALAHERFGTRPFAELLAPAISLARKGHRLGARQALTLRWAWPRLKADRAASAIWGRGKAPVAQGELVRQLDLARTLETLAAEGPRAFYEGSIAGKIAGAMREHGGHISESDLRAYQAKWRAPLRFSYRGFTVDTMPPPSMGGVALAEMMLTLERLKAHEAPVDSGLSLHLFVEAAKRAYADRRKVSADPDFVAPETAQLLAQLLDGAYLMRRRPPVDPERATPAGDIAAPLGPVAQESPQTTHFSVIDAQGNAVSCTTTLSASFGARIVIPGTGILLANAMGAFSETGINAVAPGKRMASSMTPTLVSRGDKVALVLGSPGGDTIPNTVAQVLRNLVDHGMTIDEAVRHARIHHQWMPDRVRVERLTPPPQAALDDLARRGHVLVMDPMPIGDANNLLVDAAGVAWGYADTREGGKAEGVSAPDKLDPAAQVDAQSSSSAR, from the coding sequence ATGACCCTGCTCCGTCGTTCGAAGCCGCGCTGGGCGCTCGCCCTCGCGCTGCTCGCAGGCTGCGAGGCCCGCACGCCGCCCGCGCCGCACCCGGCGGCGCCCGCGACGCTTGCGGCCGACGCCGCGCCGGCCGTCGCCAGCGCGAGCGCCGCGCCGCAGGCCGCGAGCGCAGCGGCGGCGCCCACGGCCGACGCCGCGGCGCCGGAGCCGACGCCGCCGGAGCCGCCGATCGCGCTCGCCTCGGGCGGCCCGCGGGCCGTGCGCGGCGACGCCGGGCTCGTGACCTCGGTCGAGGAGCACGCGACGCGCGCGGGCGCAGACGTGCTTCGGCGCGGCGGCAACGCGGTCGACGCCGCGGTCGCCGTGGCGTTCGCGCTGGCGGTGACCCACCCGAGCGCGGGCAACATCGGCGGCGGCGGCTTCATGCTGGTCCGCCTCGCGAACGGCGAGACGCAGGCGATCGACTTCCGCGAGGCCGCGCCCGCGTCGGTGACCACCGAGTCGAACATGGCGATGGTGCGGGCCGGCGCGCACGGCTATGCGTCCGCCGGCGTCCCGGGCTCCGTCGCCGGCCTTGCCCTGGCCCACGAGCGGTTCGGCACCCGCCCGTTCGCCGAGCTCCTGGCCCCGGCGATCTCCCTCGCGCGCAAGGGGCACCGCCTCGGCGCGCGGCAGGCGCTGACGCTGCGCTGGGCGTGGCCGCGGCTGAAGGCCGATCGGGCCGCGAGCGCCATCTGGGGGCGGGGCAAGGCGCCGGTCGCCCAGGGCGAGCTGGTGCGGCAGCTCGATCTCGCCCGCACCCTGGAGACGCTCGCCGCGGAGGGGCCGCGCGCGTTCTACGAGGGCTCCATCGCCGGGAAGATCGCCGGCGCGATGCGCGAGCACGGCGGCCACATCAGCGAGAGCGACCTGCGCGCCTACCAGGCGAAGTGGCGCGCGCCCCTCCGGTTCTCGTACCGCGGCTTCACCGTCGACACGATGCCGCCCCCCTCGATGGGCGGCGTCGCGCTCGCGGAGATGATGCTCACGCTCGAGCGGCTGAAGGCGCACGAGGCGCCCGTCGACTCGGGGCTGTCGCTGCACCTGTTCGTCGAGGCGGCGAAGCGGGCGTACGCCGATCGGCGCAAGGTGAGCGCCGACCCCGATTTCGTCGCGCCCGAGACGGCGCAGCTGCTCGCGCAGCTCCTCGACGGGGCCTACCTGATGCGTCGCAGGCCGCCCGTGGACCCGGAGCGGGCCACGCCGGCGGGCGACATCGCGGCGCCGCTGGGCCCCGTCGCGCAGGAGTCCCCGCAGACGACGCACTTCTCGGTGATCGACGCGCAGGGCAACGCGGTCTCGTGCACGACCACGCTGTCGGCGAGCTTCGGCGCGAGGATCGTGATCCCCGGCACGGGCATCCTGCTCGCCAACGCGATGGGCGCGTTCTCCGAGACGGGGATCAACGCGGTGGCGCCGGGCAAGCGCATGGCGAGCTCGATGACGCCCACCCTCGTGAGCCGCGGCGACAAGGTCGCGCTCGTCCTCGGATCTCCCGGCGGTGACACGATCCCGAACACCGTCGCGCAGGTCCTCCGCAACCTGGTCGATCACGGGATGACCATCGACGAGGCGGTCCGCCACGCGCGCATCCACCACCAGTGGATGCCGGATCGCGTGCGCGTCGAGCGGCTGACGCCTCCGCCGCAGGCCGCCCTCGACGACCTCGCGCGGCGAGGGCACGTCCTCGTGATGGACCCGATGCCGATCGGCGACGCGAACAACCTCCTCGTCGATGCGGCCGGCGTCGCGTGGGGCTACGCGGACACGCGCGAAGGGGGCAAGGCCGAGGGCGTCAGCGCGCCCGACAAGCTCGACCCGGCGGCGCAGGTCGACGCGCAGTCATCATCGAGCGCGCGGTAG
- a CDS encoding sialidase family protein has product MATRQVDPRGPTSAARRQDLSRLVFYPMRICSHSMALAALGAVALAGCPGDPARPPEQEPPAWRVLLDEDDLDRAVLSIWGTAPDDVFAVGGPLGNTGLRALALHYDGARWRELPAGGDATFWWVAGSGPQDVWMVGERGRAARWDGATFTEHETGTEATLWGVIAFSPDDAWAVGGTPGSGAGAEKDLVLRWDGSAWSREPLPAATGRALYKVWGESSEDLYAVGEFGVIWHRSGSTWEVQSDPPIAQGTLFTAAGCSREEVYAVGGRDVLRSDGASWRRLEVELTNDVNGVACGRPGEVAIVGYGGLKQRLVDGAWIDEFTEEPYADLHAVWADGEGAFWAVGGDFLSQPTPGRARKGVVARYGTGQIADTVSR; this is encoded by the coding sequence ATGGCGACGCGCCAGGTAGACCCGCGTGGGCCGACCTCGGCGGCGCGCCGGCAGGACCTCTCCAGGCTGGTCTTCTATCCCATGCGCATCTGCTCTCACTCGATGGCTCTGGCGGCGCTCGGCGCGGTCGCCCTCGCCGGCTGCCCCGGCGATCCTGCGAGGCCTCCTGAGCAGGAGCCGCCGGCGTGGCGCGTGCTGCTCGACGAAGACGACCTCGACAGGGCGGTCCTTTCGATCTGGGGGACGGCGCCCGACGACGTGTTCGCCGTCGGGGGGCCGCTCGGCAACACGGGCCTCAGGGCGCTCGCGCTGCACTACGACGGGGCGAGGTGGCGCGAGCTCCCGGCGGGCGGGGATGCGACCTTCTGGTGGGTGGCCGGCTCCGGTCCGCAGGACGTCTGGATGGTCGGCGAGCGCGGCCGCGCCGCGCGGTGGGACGGAGCGACGTTCACCGAGCACGAGACGGGGACGGAGGCGACGCTGTGGGGCGTGATCGCGTTTTCACCCGACGATGCCTGGGCCGTCGGCGGCACGCCCGGAAGCGGCGCGGGCGCGGAGAAGGACCTCGTCCTCCGCTGGGACGGCAGCGCATGGTCGCGAGAGCCGCTGCCGGCGGCGACCGGCCGGGCGCTCTACAAGGTATGGGGCGAATCGTCCGAGGATCTCTACGCCGTGGGCGAGTTCGGCGTCATCTGGCACCGCTCGGGCTCGACCTGGGAAGTGCAATCCGACCCGCCGATCGCGCAGGGCACTCTGTTCACGGCCGCCGGCTGCAGCCGTGAAGAGGTGTACGCGGTCGGCGGGAGAGACGTGCTCCGGTCGGACGGCGCGTCGTGGCGCAGGCTCGAGGTAGAGCTCACGAACGACGTGAACGGCGTCGCGTGCGGCCGCCCGGGGGAGGTCGCGATCGTCGGTTATGGAGGGCTCAAGCAGCGCCTCGTCGACGGGGCCTGGATCGATGAGTTCACCGAGGAGCCCTACGCCGATCTCCACGCTGTCTGGGCCGACGGTGAAGGGGCCTTCTGGGCGGTCGGCGGGGACTTCCTTAGCCAGCCGACACCCGGTAGAGCCCGCAAGGGCGTGGTGGCGCGCTACGGAACAGGGCAAATCGCCGACACTGTGAGCCGCTGA
- the purB gene encoding adenylosuccinate lyase, whose product MIPRYTPVEFEELWSPATRFSTWLEVELAACEAMEAEGLVPAGIAEGIRAKQLTLDPVRIDAIERTVKHDVIAFLTHVEELAGEGARWLHRGMTSSDVLDTSLAVLLVRATDLLSARLDKLCSALARRADEHRRTPMIGRSHGIAAEPITFGLALAGHLAEMKRGRARLLAARQAIAVGKIAGAVGTYAHLSPRIEERALAALGLRPETVSTQVVARDRHAELFTALSLIAAGIERLATNVRHWQRTEVREAEERFTVGQKGSSAMPHKRNPILSENLCGLARVVRAAVIPALENVPLWHERDISHSSVERMIAPDATSTLGFMLDRAAGLVEGLVVYPEKLRENLDRTGELFFSEAVLLALVQKGRPRQAAYELVQRCAMRAIAGEGRFRDNLAADADVAALLAPDEIARCFDLDHALSHVDSIIDRALRD is encoded by the coding sequence ATGATCCCCCGCTACACTCCTGTTGAATTCGAAGAGCTCTGGTCGCCCGCCACCCGATTCTCGACCTGGCTAGAGGTGGAGCTCGCCGCGTGCGAGGCGATGGAGGCCGAAGGGCTCGTGCCCGCCGGCATCGCGGAGGGGATCCGCGCGAAGCAGCTGACGCTCGATCCGGTCCGGATCGATGCGATCGAGCGCACGGTCAAGCACGACGTCATCGCCTTCCTGACGCACGTCGAGGAGCTCGCGGGCGAGGGCGCGCGGTGGCTGCACCGGGGGATGACCTCGAGCGACGTGCTCGACACGAGCCTCGCGGTGCTGCTCGTCCGCGCGACGGACCTGCTCTCGGCGCGGCTCGACAAGCTCTGCAGCGCGCTCGCGCGGCGCGCGGACGAGCACCGGCGCACCCCGATGATCGGCAGGAGCCACGGCATCGCCGCCGAGCCGATCACGTTCGGCCTGGCGCTCGCCGGCCACCTCGCGGAGATGAAGCGCGGCAGGGCGCGCCTGCTCGCGGCGCGCCAGGCGATCGCGGTCGGGAAGATCGCCGGCGCCGTCGGGACGTACGCGCACCTGTCGCCGCGCATCGAGGAGCGCGCGCTCGCCGCCCTGGGCCTGCGCCCCGAGACGGTCTCGACCCAGGTCGTCGCGCGCGACCGCCACGCCGAGCTCTTCACCGCGCTCTCGCTCATCGCGGCGGGCATCGAGCGGCTCGCGACCAACGTGCGGCACTGGCAGCGCACCGAGGTCCGCGAGGCGGAGGAGCGCTTCACCGTGGGCCAGAAGGGCTCGAGCGCGATGCCCCACAAGCGCAACCCCATCCTCAGCGAGAACCTGTGCGGCCTCGCGCGCGTCGTGCGCGCGGCCGTGATCCCGGCGCTCGAGAACGTGCCGCTGTGGCACGAGCGCGACATCTCGCACTCGTCGGTCGAGCGGATGATCGCGCCCGACGCGACCTCGACGCTCGGGTTCATGCTCGACCGCGCCGCCGGGCTCGTCGAGGGGCTCGTCGTCTACCCCGAGAAGCTGCGCGAGAACCTCGATCGCACGGGCGAGCTCTTCTTCAGCGAGGCGGTGCTCCTGGCGCTCGTCCAGAAGGGCAGGCCGCGGCAGGCGGCCTACGAGCTGGTGCAGCGCTGCGCGATGCGCGCGATCGCGGGCGAGGGGCGCTTCCGCGACAACCTCGCCGCCGACGCCGACGTCGCGGCGCTGCTCGCCCCGGACGAAATCGCGCGCTGCTTCGACCTCGACCACGCGCTCTCGCACGTGGACTCGATCATCGATCGCGCGCTCCGCGACTGA
- a CDS encoding lactate racemase domain-containing protein, with translation MSHPCVVTLDSRSAPRVLFSGDQLVEVDLPTGTRVLYAKPPIEPLKDVDAAIRYAINHPYNSEPLYAKLRPGMKVTIAVDDISLPLPQMKRPDIRERVLTIVLDLLADYGVDDVEIIIATSVHRRMKDWEVRHIVGDRIFNAYWPKRLYNHDAENAANMKYVGTTDVGEEVELNKRAVDSDLVIYVNLNLVPMDGGHKSVAVGLCGYRSLRAHHNPRVMRDCYSYMDPKSSALHTSVERMGRLANKKLNVFTIETTINNRMFDRPLEFLAKNEDDLSAGEKSALRALRFTLSKVPQPARQAIFQRVPSPFGVTGVFAGETEAVHEHTLKRSFDQYLVPVTGQADILITGIPYISPYNVNSFLNPLLVQVMANGYLFNLYRGAPMLKKGGTMIILHPCTDLFDNEHHAPYIEFVHRLLPETRDAMELHKRYEKKFSENPAYIEMYRFGHAYHPTHPFFMWYWGEAGRQHIGRMIVVGADNEYIPQLLGWETARTMDEALRMAKQSAPPTPEIMALHSPPIFMADMTA, from the coding sequence ATGAGCCATCCTTGCGTCGTCACGCTAGACAGCCGCAGCGCCCCCCGGGTGCTCTTCTCAGGCGACCAGCTGGTCGAGGTCGACCTGCCCACCGGCACCCGGGTGCTCTACGCGAAGCCGCCCATCGAGCCGCTGAAGGACGTCGACGCCGCGATCCGCTACGCGATCAACCACCCGTACAACTCGGAGCCGCTCTACGCGAAGCTCCGCCCGGGGATGAAGGTCACGATCGCGGTGGACGACATCTCGCTGCCGCTGCCCCAGATGAAGCGCCCCGACATCCGCGAGCGGGTGCTCACGATCGTGCTCGACCTGCTCGCCGACTACGGGGTCGACGACGTCGAGATCATCATCGCCACGAGCGTCCACCGGCGCATGAAGGACTGGGAGGTCCGCCACATCGTCGGCGACCGGATCTTCAACGCCTACTGGCCGAAGCGGCTCTACAACCACGACGCCGAGAACGCCGCCAACATGAAGTACGTCGGCACGACCGACGTCGGCGAGGAGGTCGAGCTCAACAAGCGCGCGGTCGACAGCGACCTCGTGATCTACGTGAACCTCAACCTCGTGCCGATGGACGGCGGGCACAAGTCGGTCGCCGTCGGCCTGTGCGGGTACCGGAGCCTGCGCGCGCACCACAACCCGCGGGTGATGCGCGACTGCTACTCGTACATGGACCCGAAGAGCTCCGCGCTGCACACGAGCGTCGAGCGCATGGGCCGGCTGGCCAACAAGAAGCTCAACGTCTTCACGATCGAGACGACGATCAACAACCGCATGTTCGATCGCCCGCTCGAGTTCCTCGCGAAGAACGAGGACGACCTCAGCGCGGGCGAGAAGAGCGCGCTGCGCGCCCTCCGCTTCACGCTCTCCAAGGTGCCGCAGCCCGCGCGCCAGGCGATCTTCCAGCGCGTCCCCTCGCCGTTCGGGGTGACCGGGGTGTTCGCCGGCGAGACGGAGGCCGTCCACGAGCACACGCTGAAGCGCAGCTTCGACCAGTACCTCGTCCCGGTCACGGGCCAGGCCGACATCCTGATCACGGGCATCCCGTACATCAGCCCGTACAACGTGAACTCGTTCCTGAACCCGCTGCTCGTGCAGGTGATGGCGAACGGGTACCTGTTCAACCTCTACCGCGGCGCGCCGATGCTCAAGAAGGGGGGGACGATGATCATCCTCCACCCCTGCACCGACCTGTTCGACAACGAGCACCACGCCCCGTACATCGAGTTCGTGCACCGGCTCCTGCCGGAGACGCGGGACGCGATGGAGCTGCACAAGCGGTACGAGAAGAAGTTCTCGGAGAACCCCGCCTACATCGAGATGTACCGCTTCGGGCACGCGTACCACCCGACCCACCCGTTCTTCATGTGGTACTGGGGCGAGGCGGGGCGGCAGCACATCGGCCGGATGATCGTGGTCGGCGCCGACAACGAGTACATCCCGCAGCTGCTCGGCTGGGAGACGGCGCGCACGATGGATGAGGCCCTGCGGATGGCGAAGCAGTCGGCCCCGCCCACGCCGGAGATCATGGCCCTCCACAGCCCGCCGATCTTCATGGCCGACATGACGGCCTAG
- a CDS encoding DUF885 domain-containing protein translates to MAAPTPVRTRWRRLAVLAPLAALAACSGGASAPPSSLGAAPPPAAAPPQAVASAEPARPAEAPREPFPALRDRILREWVADEPAFARSRGLHEQDGKVTDYAAAAIERRLARLERDRAALAAVDAAALSLDDALDRALLLQQIDLKLFNGRDLEEWRRRPQFYGDLFGVNQYLDRAYAPLPERARRLLEHEKAALAQAPHILENLASPMPKPVIEVAVKIFRGYAEYLRGDVVKLLKGVGDPAFQADFEETNAALAAAAEKLAEHLAKVELPKGDASHVLGEARYRKLLLAQEGLSTPLAEFKKMGEDDLAANKAAYKELARKVKTSRPKAEQLLAEATRMMESARKFIVDKEIVSLPSDERAIVKETPPYMRWNAAFLDAPGPFDRKGLEAFYYITKPDPSWPRKEQEEYVMLRGTLLSTTVHEVYPGHFVQGLWESRAPTDAQKMFGSYSFVEGWAHYVEQMMIEQGFGKEDPQSRLGQLADALLRNCRVVVSLGVHAEGMSLDEAERRFVDDCFQDRATAREQAVRATFDPGYFAYTLGKLEILKLREEAKAALGPAFSLRRFHDALLSHGSPPLPLVRERVLAELGAPARKQP, encoded by the coding sequence ATGGCCGCACCCACACCTGTCCGCACGCGCTGGCGCCGGCTCGCGGTGCTCGCGCCGCTCGCCGCGCTCGCCGCCTGCAGCGGGGGCGCCTCGGCGCCGCCTTCGTCTCTCGGCGCGGCGCCCCCTCCGGCCGCGGCGCCCCCTCAGGCTGTGGCGAGCGCCGAGCCCGCGCGGCCGGCAGAGGCGCCGCGCGAGCCGTTCCCCGCGCTGCGCGATCGGATCCTGCGCGAGTGGGTCGCGGACGAGCCCGCCTTCGCGCGCTCGCGCGGGCTGCACGAGCAAGACGGCAAGGTCACCGACTACGCCGCCGCGGCGATAGAGCGGCGGCTCGCGCGCCTCGAGCGCGATCGCGCGGCGCTCGCCGCCGTCGACGCCGCGGCGCTCTCCCTGGACGACGCGCTCGACCGCGCGCTGCTCCTCCAGCAGATCGACCTCAAGCTCTTCAACGGGAGGGACCTCGAGGAGTGGCGCCGGCGGCCGCAGTTCTACGGCGATCTGTTCGGCGTGAACCAGTACCTCGATCGCGCGTACGCGCCGCTGCCCGAGCGCGCGCGGCGCCTCCTCGAGCACGAGAAGGCGGCGCTGGCCCAGGCGCCGCACATCCTCGAGAATCTCGCGAGCCCGATGCCGAAGCCGGTGATCGAGGTCGCCGTGAAGATCTTCCGGGGCTACGCCGAGTACCTGCGCGGCGACGTCGTCAAGCTGCTCAAGGGCGTGGGCGACCCCGCGTTCCAGGCCGATTTCGAGGAGACGAACGCCGCGCTCGCCGCCGCGGCGGAGAAGCTCGCCGAGCACCTCGCGAAGGTCGAGCTGCCGAAGGGCGACGCGAGCCACGTGCTCGGGGAGGCGCGGTACAGGAAGCTCCTTCTCGCGCAGGAGGGGCTCTCGACGCCGCTCGCCGAGTTCAAGAAGATGGGCGAGGACGACCTCGCTGCGAACAAGGCGGCCTACAAGGAGCTCGCCAGGAAGGTGAAGACCTCCCGGCCGAAGGCGGAGCAGCTCCTCGCCGAGGCGACGCGGATGATGGAGTCGGCGCGCAAGTTCATCGTCGACAAGGAGATCGTGAGCCTCCCGTCCGACGAGCGGGCGATCGTGAAGGAAACGCCGCCCTACATGCGCTGGAACGCCGCCTTCCTCGACGCGCCGGGGCCGTTCGATCGGAAGGGGCTCGAGGCGTTCTACTACATCACGAAGCCGGACCCCTCCTGGCCCCGCAAGGAGCAGGAGGAGTACGTGATGCTGCGGGGCACGCTGCTCTCGACGACCGTGCACGAGGTCTACCCGGGGCACTTCGTCCAGGGCCTGTGGGAGAGCCGGGCGCCGACGGACGCGCAGAAGATGTTCGGGAGCTACTCGTTCGTCGAGGGCTGGGCCCACTACGTCGAGCAGATGATGATCGAGCAAGGGTTCGGCAAGGAGGACCCGCAGAGTCGCCTCGGCCAGCTCGCGGACGCGCTGCTGCGCAACTGCCGGGTTGTCGTGTCGCTCGGGGTGCACGCCGAGGGCATGAGCCTCGACGAGGCCGAGCGCCGCTTCGTCGACGACTGCTTCCAGGACCGCGCGACGGCGCGGGAGCAGGCGGTGCGCGCGACGTTCGACCCCGGCTACTTCGCCTACACGCTCGGCAAGCTCGAGATCCTGAAGCTCCGCGAGGAGGCGAAGGCGGCCCTGGGCCCGGCGTTCTCGCTGCGCCGCTTCCACGACGCGCTCCTCTCGCACGGCTCGCCGCCGCTGCCGCTCGTCCGCGAGCGCGTGCTCGCCGAGCTCGGGGCGCCGGCGAGGAAACAGCCTTGA
- a CDS encoding 5'-3' exonuclease, with translation MRLHLIDGTYELFRAHYSKRPGHRAPGGWDAKATVGVVASLLALLHHVDEEVTHLAVAFDNPIRSFRNDLFAGYKSDEGMDPELRRQFDPVEEAVRALGIVVWSMDAFEADDALATAAARFRGAVEQVRILSPDKDFGQCLAGDRVVQVDRRKEKVIDEAAMRAARGVAPESIPDFLALTGDDADGIPGLAGIGERTAAALLGAYGHLEQIPDDPAAWSVAVRGADRIAHALVEQREDALLYRTLATLRTDVPLEEGLDDLRFRGVPRDRFAAWCDAIDVRTLKARPTRWAP, from the coding sequence GTGCGGCTGCACCTCATCGACGGCACCTACGAGCTCTTCCGCGCCCACTACTCCAAGCGGCCCGGGCACCGCGCGCCCGGCGGCTGGGACGCGAAGGCGACGGTGGGCGTCGTCGCCTCGCTCCTCGCGCTCCTGCACCACGTGGACGAGGAGGTCACGCACCTCGCCGTCGCGTTCGACAACCCGATCCGCTCGTTCAGGAACGACCTGTTCGCCGGGTACAAGAGCGACGAGGGGATGGATCCCGAGCTGCGCCGGCAGTTCGATCCGGTCGAGGAGGCGGTGCGCGCGCTCGGGATCGTCGTCTGGTCGATGGACGCGTTCGAGGCGGACGACGCGCTCGCGACGGCGGCGGCGCGGTTCCGTGGCGCGGTGGAGCAGGTGCGCATCCTCAGCCCGGACAAGGACTTCGGGCAGTGCCTCGCCGGCGATCGGGTCGTGCAGGTCGACCGCCGGAAGGAGAAGGTCATCGACGAGGCGGCGATGCGCGCCGCGCGGGGCGTGGCGCCGGAGAGCATCCCGGACTTCCTCGCGCTCACGGGGGACGACGCCGACGGCATCCCTGGCCTGGCGGGCATCGGCGAGCGGACGGCGGCCGCGCTGCTCGGCGCGTACGGGCACCTCGAGCAGATCCCGGACGACCCGGCCGCGTGGTCGGTGGCGGTGCGCGGCGCGGACCGGATCGCGCACGCGCTGGTAGAGCAGCGGGAGGACGCGCTGCTCTACCGGACGCTGGCGACGCTCCGGACCGACGTGCCGCTCGAGGAGGGCCTCGACGACCTGCGCTTCCGCGGCGTGCCGCGCGACCGCTTCGCGGCGTGGTGCGACGCGATCGACGTGCGCACGCTGAAGGCGCGGCCGACGCGCTGGGCGCCCTAG
- a CDS encoding universal stress protein → MPTEAPAPARADQGRSFARTPHAAGDTPPETLPAGASEPSAMGQAPAAPRAEPGRRERAGRAGGAAAAASAPAVVSEPAPASEPARTSVRAGRRLKSYIVVVAMDLSEPGGRAWRFAFDLAALRGETEIHAVVVGPRQVAPAVRDVTTPGASSPPSLRVLQHRFADGQARLMAMHFRTGRPDRAIVSLARELSADLIVVATHPQSRLQRLFGGSTADRIARNAPCPVVVVRPKEDDDADAADYDPRLR, encoded by the coding sequence ATGCCAACCGAAGCACCGGCGCCTGCGCGCGCCGATCAGGGCAGGTCGTTCGCCCGCACGCCGCACGCGGCGGGCGACACGCCGCCAGAGACGCTGCCCGCAGGGGCGAGCGAGCCGAGCGCCATGGGCCAGGCGCCGGCCGCCCCGCGGGCCGAGCCTGGGCGCCGCGAGCGGGCGGGGCGCGCCGGCGGCGCGGCCGCCGCTGCGAGCGCGCCGGCTGTCGTGAGCGAGCCGGCCCCCGCGAGCGAGCCGGCCCGCACGAGCGTGCGCGCGGGTCGCCGGCTGAAGTCGTACATCGTGGTGGTCGCGATGGACCTGTCCGAGCCGGGCGGGCGGGCGTGGCGCTTCGCCTTCGATCTGGCGGCGCTCCGCGGCGAGACGGAGATCCACGCCGTGGTCGTCGGCCCGCGGCAGGTCGCCCCTGCAGTGCGCGACGTGACGACGCCGGGCGCGTCGTCGCCGCCGTCGCTCCGCGTGCTCCAGCACCGGTTCGCGGACGGCCAGGCCCGGCTGATGGCGATGCACTTCCGAACGGGCCGGCCGGACAGGGCGATCGTCTCGCTCGCCCGAGAGCTCAGCGCCGATCTCATCGTCGTGGCCACGCACCCTCAGTCGCGCCTGCAGCGGCTCTTCGGCGGCTCGACGGCCGATCGGATCGCGCGGAACGCGCCGTGCCCGGTCGTCGTCGTGCGCCCCAAGGAGGACGACGACGCCGACGCGGCCGACTACGACCCCAGGCTGCGCTGA
- a CDS encoding HAD family hydrolase, which translates to MPASYFDVDGTLVTTNLVHPTVFYMMNQPTPMHSLAKLGRALVKAPWMAMAELQDRRLFNELLFSSFEGVSEDRLVALAEEAFAKVLKPAIYAKARDLVKCSLDKGHDVVLVSGALDFLMQLLADHLGATGIIANRLEVKDRFATGKLLRPVVAGPEKARLIREHAHAHGHDLDECFAYSDSYSDVPMLSVVGYPAAVNPDRKLKMLAQAYHWPILHLAA; encoded by the coding sequence ATGCCGGCGAGCTACTTCGACGTAGACGGCACCCTGGTCACGACGAACCTCGTGCACCCGACGGTGTTCTACATGATGAACCAGCCGACGCCGATGCACAGCCTCGCGAAGCTCGGCCGCGCCCTCGTGAAGGCGCCGTGGATGGCGATGGCGGAGCTGCAGGATCGGCGCCTCTTCAACGAGCTGCTCTTCAGCTCGTTCGAGGGCGTCTCCGAGGATCGCCTCGTGGCGCTCGCGGAGGAGGCGTTCGCGAAGGTGCTCAAGCCGGCCATCTACGCGAAGGCGCGGGACCTCGTGAAGTGCAGCCTCGACAAGGGGCACGACGTCGTCCTCGTCTCCGGCGCGCTGGATTTCCTGATGCAGCTGCTCGCCGATCACCTCGGCGCGACGGGCATCATCGCGAACCGCCTCGAGGTGAAGGATCGGTTCGCGACGGGCAAGCTCCTGCGCCCGGTGGTGGCCGGGCCCGAGAAGGCGCGGCTCATCCGCGAGCACGCCCACGCGCACGGGCACGACCTCGACGAGTGCTTCGCCTACTCGGACAGCTACTCGGACGTCCCGATGCTCTCGGTCGTCGGCTACCCGGCGGCGGTGAACCCGGACCGCAAGCTCAAGATGCTCGCGCAGGCGTACCACTGGCCGATCCTCCACCTCGCCGCATGA